A genomic segment from Actinoplanes sichuanensis encodes:
- a CDS encoding NADPH-dependent FMN reductase, protein MTRVLLISGSTLAGSLHTAALRTAARFAPQEINATLYEDLRELPAFVPGEMPRGVVAELRALVDAADAVLFSTPEYAGSLPGSLKNLLDWLVDGGELGGKPAAWLSVVRPGVDEGARAGLEAVLEHGGARLLRPACIRLPLEMASIDAGGIITDGRLHVALQDMLETLVRALSETRPRPQPSWQAHSSVYPVVRRPDGSGGSPFGHASGQSAPKWLS, encoded by the coding sequence ATGACCCGCGTCCTGCTGATCTCGGGGAGCACCCTGGCCGGCTCCCTGCACACCGCCGCCCTGCGCACCGCGGCCCGGTTCGCCCCGCAGGAGATCAACGCCACGCTGTACGAGGACCTGCGCGAGCTGCCGGCGTTCGTCCCCGGCGAGATGCCCCGGGGCGTGGTCGCCGAGTTGCGGGCCCTGGTCGACGCGGCCGACGCCGTGCTGTTCAGTACCCCGGAGTACGCGGGCTCCCTTCCGGGCAGCCTGAAGAACCTGCTCGACTGGCTGGTCGACGGCGGCGAGCTGGGCGGCAAACCGGCGGCCTGGCTGTCGGTGGTCCGGCCCGGTGTCGACGAGGGCGCACGGGCCGGCCTGGAGGCGGTGCTCGAGCACGGCGGTGCCCGGCTGCTGCGTCCGGCCTGCATCCGGCTGCCGTTGGAGATGGCCTCGATCGACGCCGGCGGCATCATCACCGACGGTCGCCTGCACGTGGCCCTCCAGGACATGCTGGAGACGCTGGTCCGGGCGTTGTCCGAGACCCGCCCGCGGCCGCAGCCGTCCTGGCAGGCGCACTCCAGCGTCTACCCGGTGGTGCGGCGCCCGGACGGGTCGGGTGGGTCCCCGTTCGGCCACGCGAGCGGGCAGAGCGCCCCGAAGTGGCTCAGCTGA
- a CDS encoding HupE/UreJ family protein translates to MRRIAVLLAVPLMVFLGVRPAEAHPMPHSVVVLDVHQTSVTASLELPAGDLATAGGGAPDQPEALRAYLAEHFRPTTTNGVAWTVTVGDLGSTAAEQTATGPYQEVTAEIELTPPAGGDVRHFTLGYDVIVHKVVTHTTLVSVRQDWAAGQITEGDEAEQIGTIAIDNRTMTVPQFTVDLGAGSSWRGFLAMLRLGGLHILEGTDHLLFLLILLLPAPLLADRRRWNGLATPRQAVRRIGWITLAFTAGHSAALVLGALTRVTIPARPVEVFIAVSILIGAAHAVRPLFPGREALVAGLFGLGHGMAFSFTLADLHLSTGRLALSLLGFNLGIELVQLLLVALALPALLALARLPIQPWLRTAGAALTAVAAVGWALDRLGVPNPVAAAADAVGGNYSWMLVALVLLAVAGAVHLMGRKPATT, encoded by the coding sequence GTGAGACGGATTGCAGTGCTCCTGGCCGTACCCCTGATGGTCTTTCTCGGTGTGCGCCCGGCCGAGGCCCACCCGATGCCGCACTCGGTGGTCGTGCTCGACGTGCACCAGACCTCGGTCACCGCGTCGCTGGAGCTGCCGGCCGGTGATCTGGCCACCGCCGGCGGGGGCGCGCCCGACCAGCCGGAGGCACTGCGGGCGTACCTGGCCGAGCACTTCCGGCCCACGACCACGAATGGTGTCGCCTGGACGGTGACCGTCGGTGACCTCGGGTCCACCGCCGCCGAGCAGACCGCCACCGGCCCCTATCAGGAGGTCACCGCCGAGATCGAGCTCACCCCGCCGGCCGGTGGTGACGTCCGACACTTCACCCTCGGCTACGACGTCATCGTGCACAAGGTCGTGACGCACACCACGCTCGTCTCGGTTCGGCAGGACTGGGCCGCCGGTCAAATCACCGAAGGTGACGAGGCCGAGCAGATCGGGACCATCGCGATCGACAACCGGACGATGACCGTGCCGCAGTTCACCGTCGACCTCGGGGCCGGGAGTTCGTGGCGAGGCTTCCTGGCCATGCTGCGGCTCGGCGGTCTGCACATCCTGGAGGGCACCGACCACCTGCTCTTCCTGCTGATCCTGTTGCTCCCGGCCCCACTGCTGGCCGACCGGAGGCGGTGGAACGGGTTGGCCACACCACGGCAGGCGGTCCGCCGGATCGGCTGGATCACCCTGGCCTTCACCGCCGGGCACTCGGCGGCGCTGGTGCTCGGCGCACTGACCCGGGTGACGATCCCGGCCCGGCCGGTCGAGGTGTTCATCGCGGTGAGCATCCTGATCGGCGCGGCGCACGCGGTCCGGCCGCTCTTCCCCGGGCGGGAGGCGCTGGTCGCCGGCCTGTTCGGGCTCGGCCACGGGATGGCGTTCTCGTTCACCCTGGCCGATCTGCACCTGTCCACCGGCCGGCTGGCACTGAGCCTGCTCGGCTTCAACCTCGGCATCGAGCTGGTCCAGTTGCTGCTGGTGGCGTTGGCTCTGCCGGCCCTGCTGGCGCTGGCCCGGCTACCGATCCAGCCGTGGCTGCGGACCGCCGGGGCGGCGCTGACCGCGGTCGCCGCGGTGGGCTGGGCGCTGGACCGTCTGGGCGTCCCGAACCCGGTCGCCGCGGCCGCCGACGCGGTCGGCGGGAACTACTCGTGGATGCTGGTGGCGCTGGTGCTTCTGGCGGTGGCCGGCGCCGTACATCTGATGGGTCGGAAACCGGCCACAACGTAA
- a CDS encoding ATP-binding protein → MTTGIAGLFERFPVSRVLELPRRPPSGRDDQGDAVRRQRLAAIVSAYHSGGGLLLGWHRAAAGGPIEVFAAGGVTGEPDRDQRIPLSVPPGAVGRRYAGGDLTGRLRAVPVWTRVAGLTDGLLIEDEALRDGDLRPTLDEGLLHVWHGPFSWFVLATPEPAADLVTAARQIALEERQAQSKSQSADHAVAAARLQRRHRELQQGRSTGMWRVHLLAGADSPASAAAVAGLLCASTDLSHQPYALMPSGVFGDLDKMLSVEDVPDSPVLGGSHLLASLAVAPIDEVPGLRLATRPDFDVTPENTGRGGPAVTVGAVLDRSEAPAGVLEVPRTSLNRHTFVTGATGAGKSQTVRNLLESAAAQDLPWLVVEPAKAEYRQMADRIGGDRVITIRPGDPDAPPAGFNPLEPAAGFPLQTHLDLTRSLFLAAFEADEPFPQVLSAALTRCYEDLGWDLALGEPRTAGHRPRYPTLGDLQRTAELVVDQIGYGKEITDNVRGFIRVRLSSLRLGTTGRFFEGGHPLDLAGLMRRNVVFEIEDVGDDRDKAFLMGGLLIQLTEHLRVETRRDPALLRLGLRHLSVFEEAHRLLRRTEGGPASHAVELFAALLAEIRAYGEGLVVAEQIPSKLLPDVIKNTAVKIMHRLPAADDRQAVGATANLTERQSQFLVTLPPGTAAVFADGMDQPVLVRMPDGSDRERGGLTPTAGPGAVIGRRSTTCGGECLSSACTLRDMRSAQRLLEDEPWLVAWAELAVLGHLTGWPTPVPRAHRLRPLLTMPLRLRDCALSHAVDEAVEARSAALSDRSDPATLAGHVTGVLNGFLRGEFTCAAEEPQFLARRYRWSRIADVLGAAARADPTAARHPRSAEWRQANGRDIPGETVGAQAAAVRVWFDEDISDPEVRRTVALGRRAPSALERAVGCSFGELEWAARAGALIDGDFAGCAWPARFLLPSVRSGG, encoded by the coding sequence GTGACGACCGGCATCGCCGGGCTGTTCGAGCGGTTCCCGGTCAGCCGGGTGCTCGAACTGCCCCGGCGCCCGCCGTCCGGCCGTGACGACCAGGGCGATGCGGTGCGCCGGCAACGGCTGGCCGCGATCGTCTCGGCGTACCACTCCGGCGGTGGGTTGCTGCTCGGCTGGCACCGGGCCGCCGCCGGCGGGCCGATCGAGGTCTTCGCAGCCGGCGGCGTCACCGGTGAACCGGACCGTGACCAGCGGATCCCGCTCTCCGTGCCACCCGGCGCGGTCGGACGCCGGTACGCCGGTGGCGATCTGACCGGGCGGCTGCGCGCCGTGCCGGTCTGGACCCGGGTGGCCGGCCTGACCGACGGGCTGCTCATCGAGGACGAGGCGCTGCGCGACGGCGACCTGCGGCCCACCCTGGACGAAGGGCTGCTGCACGTGTGGCATGGCCCGTTCAGCTGGTTCGTGCTGGCGACCCCGGAACCGGCCGCCGACCTGGTCACCGCCGCCCGGCAGATCGCGCTGGAGGAACGGCAGGCCCAGTCCAAGTCCCAGTCGGCTGACCACGCGGTGGCCGCGGCCCGGCTCCAGCGCCGTCACCGCGAACTCCAGCAGGGCCGATCGACCGGTATGTGGCGGGTGCACCTGCTGGCCGGCGCCGACTCCCCGGCGTCCGCGGCCGCGGTGGCCGGACTGCTCTGCGCCTCGACCGACCTGAGCCACCAGCCGTACGCCCTGATGCCCTCCGGTGTCTTCGGTGACCTGGACAAGATGCTCTCCGTCGAGGACGTGCCGGACTCCCCGGTGCTCGGCGGTTCCCACCTGCTGGCCTCGCTCGCCGTCGCCCCGATCGACGAGGTGCCGGGCTTGCGCCTGGCCACCCGGCCGGACTTCGACGTCACCCCGGAGAACACCGGCCGTGGCGGCCCGGCCGTCACCGTCGGCGCGGTGCTGGACCGGTCGGAGGCCCCGGCCGGTGTCCTCGAAGTGCCCCGGACCAGCCTCAACCGGCACACGTTCGTCACCGGCGCGACCGGCGCCGGCAAATCCCAGACCGTGCGCAACCTGCTCGAATCGGCCGCCGCTCAGGACCTGCCGTGGCTCGTCGTCGAACCGGCCAAGGCCGAGTATCGGCAGATGGCCGACCGGATCGGCGGCGACCGGGTGATCACCATCCGGCCCGGCGACCCGGACGCGCCACCGGCCGGGTTCAACCCGCTCGAGCCGGCCGCCGGATTCCCGCTGCAGACCCATCTGGACCTGACCCGGTCGCTGTTCCTGGCCGCGTTCGAGGCCGACGAGCCGTTCCCGCAGGTGCTCAGCGCCGCGCTGACCCGCTGCTACGAGGACCTCGGCTGGGATCTGGCCCTCGGCGAGCCGCGAACCGCCGGCCACCGGCCCCGCTACCCGACCCTCGGTGACCTTCAGCGCACCGCGGAACTCGTCGTCGACCAGATCGGGTACGGCAAGGAGATCACTGACAACGTCCGCGGCTTCATCCGCGTGCGACTGTCCAGCCTGCGTCTCGGCACCACCGGCCGGTTCTTCGAAGGCGGGCACCCACTCGACCTCGCCGGGCTGATGCGCCGCAACGTGGTCTTCGAGATCGAGGACGTCGGCGACGACCGGGACAAGGCGTTCCTCATGGGCGGGCTGCTCATCCAGCTCACCGAGCACCTGCGGGTGGAGACCCGGCGAGACCCGGCCCTGCTCCGGCTCGGGCTGCGTCATCTCAGTGTCTTCGAGGAGGCACACCGGCTGCTGCGGCGTACCGAGGGCGGCCCCGCCTCGCACGCGGTCGAGCTGTTCGCCGCCCTGCTCGCCGAGATCCGCGCCTACGGCGAAGGCCTCGTGGTGGCCGAACAGATCCCGAGCAAGCTCCTGCCCGACGTGATCAAGAACACCGCCGTCAAGATCATGCACCGGCTGCCGGCCGCCGACGACCGGCAGGCCGTCGGCGCCACCGCCAACCTGACCGAACGGCAGTCCCAGTTCCTGGTCACCCTGCCGCCCGGCACCGCCGCCGTCTTCGCCGACGGCATGGACCAGCCGGTACTCGTCCGGATGCCGGACGGCTCGGACCGCGAACGCGGCGGGCTCACCCCGACCGCCGGTCCCGGCGCCGTCATCGGCCGGCGCAGCACGACCTGCGGCGGCGAATGCCTGTCCAGCGCGTGCACTCTGCGCGACATGCGATCGGCGCAGCGCCTACTGGAGGACGAGCCCTGGCTCGTCGCCTGGGCCGAACTCGCCGTCCTCGGTCACCTCACCGGCTGGCCGACGCCGGTCCCGCGGGCCCATCGGCTGCGGCCGCTGCTGACCATGCCGCTGCGGCTGCGGGACTGCGCCCTCTCCCACGCGGTCGACGAAGCCGTCGAGGCCCGGTCGGCGGCGCTCAGCGACCGGTCCGATCCGGCGACGCTGGCCGGGCACGTGACCGGGGTGCTCAACGGCTTCCTGCGCGGCGAGTTCACCTGCGCGGCCGAGGAGCCGCAGTTCCTGGCGCGGCGCTACCGCTGGTCGCGGATCGCCGACGTCCTCGGTGCCGCGGCCCGTGCCGACCCCACCGCCGCGCGCCATCCCCGCTCCGCGGAGTGGCGGCAGGCCAACGGCCGGGACATTCCCGGCGAGACGGTGGGCGCGCAGGCTGCGGCGGTCCGGGTCTGGTTCGACGAGGACATCTCCGATCCGGAGGTACGGCGTACCGTCGCACTCGGTCGACGGGCACCCAGCGCGCTGGAGAGAGCGGTAGGGTGCTCGTTCGGTGAGCTCGAATGGGCCGCCCGGGCCGGTGCGTTGATCGACGGCGACTTCGCCGGATGCGCCTGGCCGGCCCGCTTCCTCCTACCGTCCGTGCGGAGTGGCGGCTGA
- a CDS encoding L,D-transpeptidase has product MVVLRRSLATIMAIGLIASTAACSDDSDPAFAEPAPTASAGASAPVTESTTAAGPVTLAITPAANKKDVPVSAEIGVKVGNGEVSSVTLTDAKGKAVAGKLREDKSAWVPDKPLKTKQRYAAKVVATGADGTSTTATTSFTTMGAPGRETGTGLYLFDGNTYGVAMPVVVEFNPGIKKADRAAVQKRMFVETSPAQPGVWSWTEAGTQAYYRAPEYWQTGTSMKVRIAVGGHPTGGGRYGDQDRSATVKIGRKFEMNVDNASKKMTVVQNGQTVKTIPVSLGKKSTPSSSGHMVVMEKKAATVFDTTDTDGADGYRTNIEYAQRLTWSGQYIHSAPWSTGSQGRTNVSHGCVNVSPSNARWLFEKSLIGDPVVVKGTGDKLDYGNGWTPWDVSWEKFKAGSAL; this is encoded by the coding sequence ATGGTTGTCCTCCGCCGCTCACTGGCGACGATCATGGCGATCGGCCTGATCGCCTCAACCGCCGCGTGCAGCGACGACTCCGACCCGGCCTTCGCCGAGCCGGCTCCCACGGCCAGTGCCGGGGCGTCCGCTCCGGTCACCGAGAGCACGACCGCCGCCGGGCCGGTCACCCTGGCCATCACACCCGCCGCCAACAAGAAGGACGTACCGGTCAGCGCCGAGATCGGGGTCAAGGTCGGCAACGGCGAGGTGTCCTCGGTCACGCTCACCGACGCCAAGGGCAAGGCGGTCGCCGGCAAGCTGCGCGAGGACAAGTCGGCGTGGGTGCCGGACAAACCCCTCAAGACGAAGCAGCGGTACGCCGCCAAGGTCGTCGCCACCGGTGCGGACGGCACGAGCACCACCGCGACCACGTCGTTCACCACGATGGGCGCGCCCGGCCGGGAGACCGGGACCGGGCTGTACCTGTTCGACGGCAACACCTACGGCGTGGCCATGCCGGTGGTCGTCGAGTTCAACCCGGGCATCAAGAAGGCCGACCGGGCCGCCGTGCAGAAGCGGATGTTCGTCGAGACGTCACCGGCCCAGCCGGGTGTCTGGTCGTGGACCGAGGCCGGCACCCAGGCCTACTACCGGGCGCCCGAGTACTGGCAGACCGGCACCTCGATGAAGGTCCGGATCGCGGTCGGCGGCCACCCCACCGGCGGCGGGCGCTACGGCGACCAGGACCGCTCGGCGACCGTGAAGATCGGCCGCAAGTTCGAGATGAACGTCGACAACGCCTCGAAGAAGATGACCGTCGTGCAGAACGGCCAGACGGTCAAGACGATCCCGGTCAGCCTGGGCAAGAAGAGCACCCCGTCGTCGAGCGGTCACATGGTGGTCATGGAGAAGAAGGCGGCCACCGTCTTCGACACCACCGACACCGACGGCGCGGACGGTTACCGCACCAATATCGAGTACGCGCAGCGACTGACCTGGAGCGGTCAGTACATTCACTCGGCTCCATGGTCGACCGGTTCACAGGGACGCACGAATGTGTCACACGGCTGTGTCAACGTGTCCCCGTCGAACGCCCGCTGGCTCTTCGAGAAGTCATTGATCGGCGACCCGGTCGTGGTCAAGGGCACCGGGGACAAGCTGGACTACGGCAACGGCTGGACGCCGTGGGACGTGAGCTGGGAGAAGTTCAAGGCGGGCAGCGCCCTGTAG
- a CDS encoding L,D-transpeptidase, with protein sequence MTVKQDGKVIKTIPVSLGKSSTPSSSGTMVVMEKAAHTVFDTTDEDPVNGYKTPIDWAQRITYSGQFIHAAPWSEGVQGKRNVSHGCVNVSEALGEWLFQRTMMGDVITVSGTEEKLKNGNGWTVWNMSWEEFKKGSYLN encoded by the coding sequence ATGACCGTCAAGCAGGACGGCAAGGTCATCAAGACGATCCCGGTGAGCCTGGGCAAGTCGAGCACCCCGTCGTCCAGCGGCACCATGGTCGTCATGGAGAAGGCGGCGCACACCGTCTTCGACACCACCGACGAGGACCCGGTCAACGGCTACAAGACGCCGATCGACTGGGCGCAGCGGATCACCTACAGCGGCCAGTTCATCCACGCCGCCCCGTGGTCGGAGGGTGTGCAGGGCAAGCGGAACGTCTCGCACGGCTGCGTCAACGTCTCCGAGGCGCTCGGTGAGTGGCTCTTCCAGCGGACCATGATGGGTGACGTGATCACCGTCTCCGGGACCGAGGAGAAGCTGAAGAACGGCAACGGCTGGACCGTATGGAACATGAGCTGGGAAGAGTTCAAGAAGGGCAGCTACCTGAACTGA
- a CDS encoding SigE family RNA polymerase sigma factor, translated as MSDLGTEYAFRRFFDDHHVDLSRLAYLVTGDSQAADDLAADAFVEVWRHWERVQAADSPIAYARGIVTNLARQWIRRQTRERSGLLRLGLLRRERGESDTPAVLDVRAALQRLPQRRRECVVLRYAFDVPEREVATILGISIGAVKSHTSRGAAQLSEFLRGMPLMMGGHHG; from the coding sequence TTGTCCGACCTTGGCACCGAATACGCTTTCCGGCGGTTCTTCGACGACCATCACGTCGACCTGTCCAGGCTCGCCTACCTGGTGACCGGTGACTCGCAGGCCGCCGACGACCTGGCCGCGGACGCGTTCGTGGAGGTGTGGCGGCACTGGGAACGAGTCCAGGCCGCGGACAGCCCGATCGCCTACGCTCGCGGCATCGTGACCAACCTGGCCCGCCAATGGATCAGGAGACAGACCAGGGAGCGGTCCGGGTTGCTGCGCCTTGGCCTGCTGCGCCGCGAGCGCGGCGAAAGCGACACCCCGGCGGTGCTGGATGTACGGGCCGCGCTCCAGCGACTTCCGCAGCGGCGCCGCGAATGCGTGGTCCTGCGGTACGCGTTCGACGTGCCGGAGCGGGAGGTCGCCACGATCCTCGGCATCTCGATCGGTGCGGTGAAGAGTCACACCTCGCGGGGCGCGGCCCAGTTGAGTGAGTTCCTGCGCGGGATGCCGCTGATGATGGGAGGCCACCATGGCTGA
- a CDS encoding GH12 family glycosyl hydrolase domain-containing protein produces MLAKRIVVPLSVLTVGSAAAVFGVLNADAAEITGCSVTYSVVSQWGSGFTGDVKIKNTGGTAVDGWKLGFVFPSGQTVAGGWNGAWTQSGSQVRVTDAGWNKSINPGGNVTIGFNGTWTGANAVPTAFTVNGVTCGGAPTSPTVSKTPTASPSASKAASASPSASKTASASKTASASPSASTTPAATTGPEDCTDFAALVRGRLWVNNNVWGKADGTGSQCVWENGLNGDNLSWGTRWTWAGDNTKVKSYASAVLGWHWGWKVPTGTGLPVRLSAGKAVTTDWNFQVTQTTGNVMNVAYDLWLHDIANPDWQNNPTDEVMVWLYRSGGAGPVGTKQATVTIAGTTWDLYKGNIGWEVYSFVRTSNTSAAALDLTDFTDDLVARGWLAKTKYLSSVQAGTEIFTGSGRLDTTSYSVKIG; encoded by the coding sequence ATGCTCGCCAAGCGCATCGTCGTGCCGCTTTCGGTACTGACCGTCGGTAGCGCGGCCGCCGTCTTCGGTGTCCTCAACGCCGATGCCGCCGAGATCACCGGTTGTTCGGTCACGTACTCCGTCGTCAGTCAGTGGGGTTCGGGGTTCACCGGCGATGTGAAGATCAAGAACACCGGCGGGACGGCCGTCGACGGCTGGAAGCTCGGCTTCGTGTTCCCGTCGGGGCAGACCGTGGCCGGTGGCTGGAACGGCGCCTGGACCCAGAGCGGCAGCCAGGTCAGAGTGACCGACGCCGGTTGGAACAAGAGCATCAACCCGGGTGGCAACGTCACGATCGGCTTCAACGGCACCTGGACGGGCGCGAACGCCGTACCCACCGCGTTCACCGTCAACGGGGTGACCTGTGGCGGAGCACCGACCTCGCCGACCGTTTCGAAGACGCCGACCGCCTCGCCGTCGGCTTCGAAGGCGGCCTCCGCCTCGCCGTCGGCTTCAAAGACCGCGTCGGCTTCGAAGACCGCGTCGGCCTCACCCTCGGCTTCGACGACGCCCGCGGCCACCACCGGCCCGGAGGACTGCACCGACTTCGCCGCACTGGTCCGAGGCAGGCTCTGGGTCAACAACAACGTCTGGGGCAAGGCCGACGGCACCGGCTCGCAGTGCGTCTGGGAGAACGGCCTGAACGGCGACAACCTGAGTTGGGGCACCAGGTGGACCTGGGCCGGCGACAACACCAAGGTCAAGTCGTACGCCAGCGCCGTCCTCGGCTGGCACTGGGGTTGGAAGGTGCCCACCGGCACCGGACTGCCGGTCCGGCTCAGCGCGGGCAAGGCCGTCACCACCGACTGGAACTTCCAGGTCACCCAGACCACCGGCAACGTGATGAACGTCGCCTACGACCTGTGGCTGCACGACATCGCGAACCCGGACTGGCAGAACAACCCGACCGACGAGGTCATGGTGTGGCTGTACCGGTCCGGCGGCGCGGGCCCGGTCGGCACCAAGCAGGCGACCGTGACGATCGCGGGCACCACCTGGGATCTCTACAAGGGCAACATCGGCTGGGAGGTGTACTCGTTCGTGCGTACCTCGAACACCTCGGCGGCCGCTCTCGACCTGACCGACTTCACCGACGATCTGGTGGCACGCGGATGGCTCGCCAAGACCAAGTACCTGTCCAGCGTGCAGGCCGGCACCGAGATCTTCACCGGCTCGGGGCGGCTGGACACCACCTCGTACTCCGTGAAGATCGGCTGA
- the orn gene encoding oligoribonuclease yields MADLLVWIDCEMTGLDLGKDKLIEVAALVTDPELNVLGEGVDLVIHADDAALDAMPPVVRDMHAKSGLTDEVRRSAITMAEAEEAVLAYIKEYVPNPRTAPLCGNSIATDRGFLARDMPALDAHLHYRMIDVSSIKELCRRWYPRVYFGQPAKGLSHRALADIRESIRELEYYRRTIFVPQPGPDVEAAKAVAAEL; encoded by the coding sequence GTGGCGGATCTTCTGGTGTGGATCGACTGTGAGATGACCGGTCTCGACCTGGGCAAGGACAAGCTCATCGAGGTTGCGGCCCTGGTCACCGATCCGGAGCTGAACGTGTTGGGGGAAGGCGTCGATCTGGTCATCCACGCCGACGACGCGGCGCTGGACGCCATGCCGCCGGTGGTGCGTGACATGCACGCCAAATCGGGCCTCACCGACGAGGTGCGGCGCTCGGCCATCACCATGGCCGAGGCGGAGGAGGCGGTTCTGGCGTACATCAAGGAGTACGTGCCGAACCCGCGGACCGCGCCGCTCTGTGGCAACTCGATCGCCACCGACCGCGGCTTCCTGGCCCGTGACATGCCGGCTCTCGACGCCCACCTGCACTACCGCATGATCGATGTCTCCTCGATCAAGGAGCTGTGCCGCAGGTGGTACCCCCGGGTGTACTTCGGCCAGCCCGCCAAGGGCCTCTCGCACCGGGCGCTGGCCGACATCCGGGAGAGCATCCGCGAGCTGGAGTACTACCGTCGCACCATCTTCGTCCCCCAGCCCGGGCCCGACGTGGAGGCGGCGAAAGCGGTCGCCGCGGAGCTGTAG
- a CDS encoding winged helix DNA-binding domain-containing protein: MTVLSTRVLNRTYLRRQLLAERTLRSAAEIVGHLVAVQGQESDSPYLGLWARSSAFAMEDLTGLLHDRGVVRSALLRGTQHLCAGEDYRWLRPTLQPALERMAGRAGRLGGCDPEAFDAAGREIMAEGPMTRPEIARRLAARFPEADLGELALVVHLRFALLHPPPAGTWGHRGRIACVPAEDWLRRPLAGPSAETLVWRYLAAFGPASVKDVQVWSGLTRLAELFKTLRPRLRVFRDENGLELYDLPHAPIEDADGPAPVVLLPEFDNAVLGHADRSRILHPGDRPLVMPGWSIVRPTVLVDGFVSATWSRKGPEVEIAPFRPLTATDRSAVEAEAERLVGFVAPGESARIRWT; the protein is encoded by the coding sequence ATGACAGTCCTCTCCACGCGTGTGCTGAATCGGACCTACCTACGGCGTCAGCTGCTCGCCGAGCGCACGCTACGGTCGGCCGCGGAGATCGTCGGGCATCTGGTGGCGGTTCAGGGGCAGGAGTCGGACTCCCCCTATCTGGGGCTGTGGGCACGATCGTCGGCGTTCGCGATGGAGGACCTGACCGGGCTGCTGCACGACCGCGGCGTGGTGCGCAGTGCCCTGCTCCGCGGCACCCAGCACCTGTGCGCCGGGGAGGACTACCGATGGCTGCGGCCGACGCTGCAACCGGCCCTGGAACGGATGGCGGGCCGGGCCGGGCGTCTGGGCGGTTGTGATCCGGAGGCGTTCGACGCGGCCGGGCGGGAGATCATGGCGGAGGGGCCGATGACCCGTCCGGAGATCGCCCGGCGCTTGGCGGCACGGTTTCCGGAGGCGGATCTCGGGGAGCTCGCTCTGGTCGTACACCTGCGATTTGCTCTCCTGCATCCGCCGCCGGCCGGGACGTGGGGGCATCGCGGAAGGATCGCCTGCGTCCCCGCCGAGGACTGGCTGCGGCGGCCGTTGGCCGGGCCGAGCGCGGAGACGCTGGTGTGGCGATATCTGGCGGCGTTCGGGCCGGCGTCGGTGAAGGACGTTCAGGTCTGGTCGGGACTGACCCGCCTGGCGGAGCTGTTCAAGACGTTGCGGCCGCGGCTGCGGGTCTTCCGGGACGAGAACGGCCTCGAGTTGTACGACCTCCCGCACGCGCCGATCGAGGACGCCGACGGGCCGGCCCCGGTGGTGTTGCTGCCCGAGTTCGACAACGCGGTCCTGGGGCACGCGGACCGGTCGAGAATCCTGCATCCGGGTGACCGGCCGCTGGTCATGCCCGGCTGGTCGATCGTGCGGCCGACCGTGCTGGTGGACGGTTTCGTGTCGGCGACCTGGTCGCGGAAAGGCCCGGAAGTGGAGATCGCCCCGTTCCGTCCGCTGACCGCCACGGACCGGTCGGCGGTGGAGGCCGAGGCGGAGCGGCTGGTGGGTTTCGTGGCGCCCGGGGAGTCGGCGCGGATCCGGTGGACATGA